The DNA window CGAATTGAGTGTTCAGAATCCCCAGACTGGCCCCCTGGTTGTTCAAATGCCCAAACCCAAAGAGAGTGCTCCGGCTATACGTTTTGCTCCGAGCGTGCTATCAAAGCCTGCGACCGCCAACAAAGTATCCGGTCGGGCTGGTCCGCCTCCAGTGCCAGTGACGAACGCAACCACTGCTCGACAAACTGCTGTTGGAGCCTTTTATGCCAAGTCCACAACTGAGGTCCCTCGAGCTAAATCTGCTTTGGTCAACAACAATTTGTCATTCCCTCCGCTACCACCAACACAAGAATGTCCATACTGCGGCGTCATTATTGAATTTAAGAATATAAAGTTATGGAAGTAAGTAGGCCTGAATGGCTTATGTTTTTTTGGATATTGCAGTAACTAATCTGCCCTAGCAATCATGTTATCGGAGATCTGGAACCCTTCATTTGTGTTTTCTCGGCATGCTTGGAAACGGGTCAACACGGGACCAGCCCGCTGACGTTTGAATCGTCAAAAGCATGGATCAGCCACATGCAGAACGCTCATGGGCATACGTGGGAGTGCAGGGCTCCTTCCCACAACCCAATCACCTTTGATCAGGAGATCAAGTACCAGCAGCATTCCATCCAAGAGCACGGCGTGCCTGAAACGCATGCTGGGGTTCTCAGCAACGCAGCACGGAGACCTAATCTCGATAAGGTGTTGGAATGCCCCTTTGGCGACGATTTCCAACCCCCAGAAGAAGTCGAATCCAATGCCGTCTTCTTGAGCGAAGCTCTCCAGTTACATGTTGCCGCTCACATTAAAGAAATCGCTTTGCTTACGTTGCAAAAACTACCTAGCGATGGGGACGAAATCTCTGAAAATGTCGATAGTGACCAGCCATTAAAAGATGATGGGCCGGGACTTGTAAACCGGCGTGAATCCATGTACAGTATACTGGACGATGGTGATTTAAGTTTCCGGGACGACCCTGGGGCTACAGATGACACTTGGGACCAGCACACAGAGGACATTAATGCATCGGTAACAGTACTCGACTTGGAGGATAAAGACGACGCGGGAATGACTAAGCTTCACCACGCGGTGCAGGCCAGCGACGTGCACTTGGTTGAGTCCCTGATCTCTGAAGGCGTGAATTTGGGCAGTAGAGACAATGCTGGCAGAACAGCGTTGCACTATGCTTCTATGGAACTGTTCCGTGGTCCTGATTTAATGATTCTGCTCCTGAACGCCGGCGGTCGAGCTATCGTGAACCAGGGTGACGACAACGGCCAAACAGCGCTACATTACGCTGCTGAGAGAGACTTCACCGCCAACATAAAAGTCTTGGTTGACCACGGTGGTGACATAAACACCGCTGATAACTATGGATTCTCTCCGTTGCTctgggctgtggctgctgatgAAAGGAACGCCGTCACCATGCTGCAAGGCATGGGCGCCGATGTTAATTCAAGCAGCGCGGATGGAAAGTCTGCGCTGGCTTGGGCAGCCTGTCTGGGCAGAGCTTGGCTTGTCTCATTGCTTCTGGAATACGGCGCCAGTGTGTCTGGGAACGGAAACACGCAGATGGTGCCGTTGGAAGACGCGGCAAGTTTTGGTGCCCTTCACGTCGTACAAATGCTTCTCAGTCGTGGCGCGGATTTGAATTATCGTGATCGCGATGGTTGGTCCGCAATACATTGGGCAGCAGAGGAGGGCCACGTGGAGATTGTGCGCTTGTTGTTGGACCGGGGGGCCGATGCCCATGCTGTCAGCTCTTATGGCACGTCACCGCTACACTGTGCTGCAAACGGAGGAAACATTTCCATTGTGAGTTTGCTTCTTCAACAAGGAGCCGACCCGCTCAAGTCGACATGTCACGGCTGGACTGCACTGCATCACGCCGCCTTCATGGGGCATTCTCAAATTGTCCAACTACTCCTCGAGGACGACCGCGTAAGATCCAGCGTCTCTCAGCAGGATAACCATGGCTGGTCTGTTCTCCATCTGGCTATTCATAGTCGAGATTTGGCTACTCTCGATGTCCTGATTGGCAACTCCGTCATTGCAGAGACTCGGGCCCTGTTTGATGAGAGTGGCCTCACTGCAGAAGACTGGCTAGATCTCAGCTCAAGCAGCCATTCCTACAAAGCGACCAGTAACTTGGCTTTCAGCAAGTcacgctgctgcagggcagTCACAGGCTTACGACAGGCTGTTATCTCAGGCAACGTTCCTATGATACAACTCCTCATCAAAACGGGTCAGGACGTTAATGACTCAAATTCTGGAAGAAGGACCGCGCTCTACTACGCTGTGAAGAAGCGCATGCTTTCTATCATGGATCTGCTTCTTGATAACGGTGCGGATCCCAATATCCTTCCAGTAGGACGCAAAACCTGGGAAGAGTTTATTTCGAATGGCGAAGTTTTACGACGACTTAACCGGGCTGGCTACAAAAAGCGAGGTACCGACCCTGCGGTAGAGCGCAAGATTAGACTTGCAATTAGAGCCCAAGGCCAATTCTCTGTTCCGCATCGAACAGTCTCATTTGCCCCGGACGAGTTGATTTCACCAATGGCGTGGCAGTCGACCCCCCCCTGTGCTAGATCAATCGTTATCACCTGTCCTGGTTTCGTCAGCGCCATCTTTCCCGGATAATTCGGCTCCAGAGACTACAGACCAAATAAATGGCAAACGTAGATTGCCAGATAATTCAGCTCTGGAACCTACACCCCAAACAAACGACAATAAGCGAAAATTGGAGACAGTCCGGTCCCGCGCAACACGCTTTTGGAAACGACTGATACGATAGCGAATTCATATTCCGTAGAGATGAAAGTGGGGGAAGATGTGGTTGTGGAATATACTTTGAGCTGTAATTAGACAAGTAAAGTAAGACTCTACGCCGAATTTCTTGGAGTCTTTACAAATTATTGCAAAATACatactatagtaatattataaattaagaTATAGGATTCTTGATTCAATTAAACACAACCTTGGAAGTGGCGATTGGCAAAAAGATATAAACGAAAGAAGATGCTCAAAAGTGGCATCAATTTGCTCAAAATACACAGAATCGGCTCTCTTACCAATGCCCAACTACTCTTCATTACCAACTTAACTCTCACTCTGCTCTGAACTTTTCTCAGGTAGCAAAAATACACAGCATCAACTTATAAACCATGGATTCCCTTTATCATATTTTCGACTCCTGGCAATGAGTGCAGATGCTGTTTCACTCTTTGGCCCAGTGCCGCCGAAGGCGCCGCCAAACCATATTGCTTTCTAATAATCAGACACTCCACAAGAGTTTTGCACGCTCGTTTCTGAAGCGATCCAGGAGGTTGCTGTGATATCAAGGCAATAAACATCTCTGGGATTGCCTCGCCAATCAACCATTGGTGGGCGAGCGCATTTTCCCGGCAGAGAAGCAAGCATGATGCAGGGAATATGTTGAGAAAGCGGTCCTGTCCCTGGTCCTGAGAGCGCTGGGCGAATTGGAGGATACTGGTCAGGAAGAGAAGCAATCTGTCGGAATCGTGGGTTTcgctgatgacgacgagCTCGTTGGCGCATGCCTGGCTCACATCACTGAACAGTTCAACCTCGTGGCTGCTGCCAATGTATCCCTCGTAGAATTCTGCGATGACCCTGGAGAAGTATTCGATCGGCTTTGGCTCTTTATTCTCAATCATGGCGAATTGCGATGTCAAGAGCACCACCGTCCGAGCCACGTTGTCTTCCCGGCTGTTGCCATGCTGAATACAGTCATCGAAATCATTGAGAAATTCGCGAACGCCATAGTGCAAGTACTCTTCTGCGTCTCTGTTGTAGGCGATGGCGGCCCAATGTGAGAATGCTCTGGCCGTGATGGTGtccccttctctccatcCTTGACGAACAGCTGTGAGTTTAGTTTCCGAGCCGACGAGGACCGCGATTACCAGCAGTGCTTGGAGATCTCCAGGGGCGACGGCCTGAAATATCTGCGTCGGCAGGTCggtcatggccatcaacCTTCTCGGATTCCTGGCAAAAACCAGCTGGTTGAAGAACTCGCGGTATTGTTCGGCCCATTCTCGCAGTTCGTCTGTTCTGTTCTCGTCAACAAGCTCCTGAAGTACAGACATGTGCTCCCAGCGGTCGAACGCGATAAACTTCAGATATAGCGTCATCAATCGAGGAATGATGGGAAAGCGGAATGAAAGGCTCAGGGCCTTCATGACCATTTCGACTTTTTGCGACGCCTGCTTATATCGTGCAAGGAAAATCGGCTCCTGGAGCTCTAGTAGCTCTTCCACCCGCTCCTCCATTGGGTCCGTAGGCCCTTTTAGGGAAGCGACTCCGGGAGGGGTTGGCAATTTGTTTACGCGCGCTCCTCGTTCGAGCAATATCTGGATGATTTCCCTAGAATTCGCCTGAATGGCTCGAACCAGTGGTGTGTCGCCGTGCTCAGACTTGATCTCGAGACGGGCACCCCGATCGATCAGCACAGACACAATGTCCTTGTGCTGTCCGGTTACTGCTACGTGGAGTGCCGTCAAGTCGCTCCGATCCTTGACATTGATACGAGCACCGTGGTCAAGCAGGAGTTCGACCATGTCTCGGTGGCCTCGGTTGACGGCCCAGGAAAGCGGCGTCCGGCCGTAGTTGTCCTTTCGCGAAATGGCACGGGCGTGCTCGTTGATCAACAGCTCAGCCCAGGCTACATTGCCAAGATAGGCAGCGAGATGCAAGAGCGTGAACGAGGGCGGGTTTCCGCCATTCTTCTCCTGCGCCCAGTAGAATTTCCACCATTCGTCCCGGATGTGAGAATTCACCTCAAAGAACGGACGTGAAAACTCGGACGGCACATCAATCACATCCATAGCGTGATGGAAATGGACCGGCCAGTAGTGGCTGGCATAAGTCAAGAGAGTATCGTGGTCAGAGCTCTCATCGGTACTTCTGGGAGTTCCGTATCCATGTTCGACGTGTTCTAAGCAGGTCCGCATAAGTGTCCTGTGCGTGTCGTGGTTCATGCGGAACATGCTAATGCCTTTGATATTGACTTGATCGCTCTGGAAGAACTCCTTTGCCGATTCGTGGACCAGATTGACCACGCGCCCTTCGATTTTCACTAGTAGCCCGCAGAGTCTGAGCCGATTTCTGGTTACTTCAGTTGCCGGCATGTTACCAGATGCCTTTATCCCTGTGGCCACTGTCAACTCATCCAGTGTGAGGGGTCGGGCAGCGAGAACAACCCATTGAAGAATGGGGACCAATGCTTCCTTGTCATCgatttgctgaagaagccgctGATAGACTCCACCAAGGCCTTTGGGGACACGATGGAGAATTTCATTCATTTTATCCCAGCTTCTGCCCTGAAGCTCATTGGCAACAAATCCAACCCACAAAAAGGTTCCATCAGCGCCAGCCAACAGGGTCTGTCTGATTTGAGCAACCTTTTCTTCTGAGAGGTTTTGTTCGGATTCCAGTTCGGCAACCTTGGCAAAGATGTATCTCTCGATATCGTCCGAAATCTCTGTGCCGGAGGCGTCCAACTTGATCTGCTCATATTGGCCTAGAGCTTTCTCCAAAATAGCCGGCTGGGGTCGAGAGAGAAATATGAGCTTCAGTTGtggctttgccttttcctgAGAGTTGGACAAGTAATTACCAACGgcatcgagaagctgcttAAGCGATTCCTTTTCGCATTCATCCAGACCGTCCAGCACACAGACCACCTGGGATGATGCACTCTGCCGAAGCAGGGTTAAGAACACCCTCCACAAGGAGACAAAGCTGGAAACGGTATATTTAGTTGTTTCAGTCCCCTCAAAGGAGTTTTTGACATATTGTGCTAGGTGTGGACGGCGGCCGATCCATTGATGTATGATGCCTCTCATGATAGTCAGCGCAGTATTCCGATTCTTATCGCGATTACTACAAAAGTAGTAAAGGAGAACATCTCCGTGGGCATCAACATTTGGCTCCAGCACCTCGGTAATATAGATTGCCAGCATagttttcccctttccaGGTCCGCCTGAGATCCAGAGCAGTGGCAGATTGGCATCTGCCAGCCACCTTTGATAGCTAGAGTGTTGTATGAGCCACTCGCAGGTGCCGTCGACTCTGCGGCCTTTCAAGGCAATGAGAGACTTCCGGTCAACTTCAGGTCTGGTCAAAAGCAAAGCGTCGAGGACTGGCGCGGCCTCTGCATAGGTGTTTGTTGCCAGAGATGTCGTCTTGGGAACTGCAGGTATGAATGAAAGGACCTCTTTTGCATATGCTGCAGCAGTTACCGCGGCGTAGGCGTGCCAGAGCTTGGAATTGTGCGAGTCTGCATAGTCGCAGATTCCTCGGATGACCAAATACTTGGCGGCATCCTTCAGGTCACTGGCCTCTGTCTCTAAACAGAGGGCACCCTGCTTGTGTGCCAACTTATCCCGAGTGGCTCCGTTGCGTATCAGAGAACGCCCCGAGACGATCAGACCATAATGAACTATAGGATTTTGTGTTTCCCGTGGCTGCCGGGGCCGGATCTTATCCGGATTGCAATGACTGCATCCGTCTTCTTCGGACTCAGTAGCTGTGTGGTCACAGTCTGGCTCAAAGAGAACGTCTTGCTCCGTGCCTGGATGGGCAAACGTGATGGGGTCTCTCTCAACGATGCCGGAAGTGTATTTGGGCATCTGACTCTCATCAAAAATGGCGGCTGTCTCGGCCTTTCCTATAGCTGTGAGAAGTAATGGTGCTGGCTGGTGTGACGCTCTACCACGAACCAATTGATCTTGCTCTTCCGCTTGTTCTCCATCCACATCGAATTGGACGACACCCGGCCAGCCAGCTTTTGATTTGCTTACAACAACATCGCCAAGTCGAATATCCTCCTTCGTGTCGGGGACTCCTCCCGCAATGCCAACCATTAGAATAAACCGGACAGATTTGAAGCTCGCTTGCAACTGTGTGGCCACGCTCGCCACCGATGCTTCGCCATACACGCCACCATTTGGATACGCGAGCACGACATTGTGGCCTTGAAGACTCCCTAGAATGTAGTTATTGCTGTCGTCCAAGCTCTGATCCAGAGGGAGGCTATCATGGACGCTATCAAGCGCCGCTTTGGCTGCCGCAACCTCTACCGGTAGTGCGCAAACCCACCCGACTAAGTAGTCGTCGCGGGACACCATTTCAGCTCCACAATGAGAAGCTCGTAGAAATACAGTGTCGGCGTGTTGTCTTACTTCGAAGCTGTCTGGGCTGTCTATTGTTTATGCAAGGGGCAAGCGAGGCTGGCCTTTTTGAACATTAAACGGGTTGATGTgggcgagaaaagaaaagcaaaacaaaacaattAGTTACTTGAATAATCAGTGAATCCGTCAAACAAAGAGCATGCAGGAGACAAACACGCGAGGGACAGACGAACTTCATGTTTTGATTGCTTACCTACCTAACCTACCTAACCTAGCTGGACAcatgcagcttcagcccTGGACCTCAGGTGGGAACCACAGGCTGCCAGAGCGTTGGTTACCCCCAGTAAGTCCCCCGCTTCAGGATACCTACGTGTAAGCATTCCACCTAAGGTGGTGCTACCAGGCCGGGGTGGTTTTCCGAAAAGAGATCCTGCCATGGCTACAGGCGGCTATGAGAGTTGAAAGGCGGTTAAAGTACATGCACCAATGCGCTTGCAAAACAACACGCGTGTACATTCCTGTTATGCGCACTCTACAGCAAATTTGTAAGTTTCCAATCGTCAAGCAGATGTAGGAGGCCATCGGGAAGCGTTTATACGGTTCATTGTCCACTGAAAATACTATATCAAGAGAAGGCCACTGGCTATAGCCAAGGCACATGTATCAAGGTGCATGTACTGGCTGCAGCTAGTGGACGAGCGTGCTAATGAATTGGGGTTGAATATAATCCAGGCATATACATGTAGAGTAGCCTAGTGGCTTAGATAGGTAGATGAGTTGATTCGGTTCTTCCTTGCTCAAGTCCTGTAAAGAGGCTGGTTCCTCTGCTGCAATCTCTTTTTATCTCCTTTTTGTCGGCTAAAAGATGTTTACAGTGCATTGCACACAAGAGAAactacagtacatgtacctaagCTTTGTTCCTTTTACTCCCAGCTGCATGTCGCTCGTACTACTGGCGGCAACTAACCGGCCTGTGGCTGCGGCCAGCCGCGGAAATTATTTTTAGCTATAAAAGCTAATCCTTAGGCGCAGACGTGTTTCATCGCCAATCAAGTTCCCACCCACAAGCTGTCGATTCACACCCCCCTCCCTCAGTTCTCAGTTCGCAGCCCCCCCCAGTCGTCAACTAAACAGCAGTCGTTCACAGAACTACAAGCAATCCGCGGACAAGCAATCCGCGCCCTTCTACTATTTGGTTGCCTTGCATTCGTGCTGACAACTATTTGAACTACAGGcaacagctgcagcttcgaGTATGAGGCATTTTTATCATTGGACGAACACGCAAGTGGTCAACCAGGGGAGACAACAAGTCAGCCTTGTGACACTGTTTCCTATTGGTATACGCGGAATAGTGGCTTGCGTATTCGTACCAAGCAGCATGTGGTTGGTTGTATCCGTAGACAAACAGCATAGGAAGGGTTTCAGTCGACACCGACGAAACGCATTTGCTTTTCCGCAATGTATCTGCTTTTCCGTGCTGATGTATTGTGTACATGTTCTGAGTCGACAACGGAGTTGCTTGATAGGCGGGCGGTTAGCAACGCAACGTGGTTGGTTCAAAAGCACCCAGCACGCGTCGCAAATTTAGGGCTACAAGGACAAAGAAAGATGAGGGCGCAGTGCAGGAAACAAAGCAGCTGAAACCCTCCTTTCTCAATTTTTTTCCAGTCTCCCACCTCCCACCTCATCCATCGTCAGGCGCGACGCGATAGCCATGGCATCTACCCGTCTTCGATTTTCCCCGCATCCATCCATGGCACACACAGAACGGGGGGATAATTCCATGTCCCCTACTAGCCCACGGGTTTTGAGCAGCACACCGAGCGCTGGCAAGGGACGCAAAGTGCTTCTCTCATTTGACCAGCTCCCGAGGTGGCATCAAGATAACGAGTTCATCCTTCATGGCTATCGCCCGATCTCAGGCTCAGCCCGGCTTTCGTTCCGTAGTTGGTCATACATTCACAATGAATCTATCAACATATACTCCCACCTAATACCAGCCGTCGTCTTTCTACTCGGCGAGTGGTATATTCTACAGCATCTGACAAGTAGATACTCTAATATCACTGGCGTTGATATCTTCATCATtagcttcttccttttgaCTGCTGTCATCTGCCTAGGACTGTCAACGACATATCACACGCTGATGAACCACTCATCTGAAGTTGAACAATTCTGGCTACGATTCGACCTGGTAGGCATAGTTGTCCTGACACTGGGGGACTTTGTATCAGGAATATACATGGTCTTCTGGTGTGAGCCTTTGGAGCGCAAGATCTACTGGTCTATGGTGAGTCAAGATTGACATCCCTTCCTTCCATCTAATGCTTACTTTGGTTGGCAGATTGGAGTTCTCGGGTCACttaccatcttcatcatggtAAATCCCTATTTCCAAGGCAAGAAATTCCGTGTTTTTCGCGCGCTTGCGTTCATAGGCACTGGCTTATCTGGCTTTGCACCCTTAATACATGGGGTTACAATGTTCGGCTGGTCACAAATGATGAGGCAATCCGGAATGCCCTATTACCTGGCTGAAGCCGGGTTTCTTTTGTCTGGGGCCTTAATATATGTCGTAAGCCTCCAGATCTCGCATACGATGGAAGTTTTCTAATATTATGATTCTACAGACAAAGTTTCCTGAGAGTCGATTTCCAGGTAAATTCGATATATACGGCTCCTCTCACCAACTCTTTCACATTTTTGTAGTCTTTGCCACTGTGGCCCAATTAATTGGGATATTGGTTGCTTTTGACTATAATTACGCTAACCGAACATGCTCATCTCACTGAATCATGCACCAAAAGATGCCGTCATTATGTATTGAGGTTTCGTCtcattggcgctgctgagctgGTTGTACAGGACATGAGATATTTCCGCGGGTGACTCGCAGACAATAgagtaaatataattatagaGCTAGAATAGATTGATACCATCACTGTCCAATCTCTTGACTGCTTTTATCTATTAAGCCCTTACTTATGTTATAACAACCACTACAAGAGAAGACACCGCGGAAGCAGATAGACTGTCTACCATTGCAGGTTACGATACAAGCTCGACCGGGTGGCAGCTATCGCGATATTTAGCTAAAGAGCACACCGAAACACATTTTAAAATGGTATGCAAGATGTATAATTAAGAGAGACGCCAATTACTTCCTCCATATCGAGTAGTGAACAACTAGCTGATGGTCGCGACGATGGGCCTGTTACCGGGTAGCCG is part of the Trichoderma atroviride chromosome 1, complete sequence genome and encodes:
- a CDS encoding uncharacterized protein (TransMembrane:7 (o89-107i119-141o161-182i189-210o222-242i254-271o291-311i)), coding for MASTRLRFSPHPSMAHTERGDNSMSPTSPRVLSSTPSAGKGRKVLLSFDQLPRWHQDNEFILHGYRPISGSARLSFRSWSYIHNESINIYSHLIPAVVFLLGEWYILQHLTSRYSNITGVDIFIISFFLLTAVICLGLSTTYHTLMNHSSEVEQFWLRFDLVGIVVLTLGDFVSGIYMVFWCEPLERKIYWSMIGVLGSLTIFIMVNPYFQGKKFRVFRALAFIGTGLSGFAPLIHGVTMFGWSQMMRQSGMPYYLAEAGFLLSGALIYVTKFPESRFPGKFDIYGSSHQLFHIFVVFATVAQLIGILVAFDYNYANRTCSSH
- a CDS encoding uncharacterized protein (EggNog:ENOG41), with the translated sequence MVSRDDYLVGWVCALPVEVAAAKAALDSVHDSLPLDQSLDDSNNYILGSLQGHNVVLAYPNGGVYGEASVASVATQLQASFKSVRFILMVGIAGGVPDTKEDIRLGDVVVSKSKAGWPGVVQFDVDGEQAEEQDQLVRGRASHQPAPLLLTAIGKAETAAIFDESQMPKYTSGIVERDPITFAHPGTEQDVLFEPDCDHTATESEEDGCSHCNPDKIRPRQPRETQNPIVHYGLIVSGRSLIRNGATRDKLAHKQGALCLETEASDLKDAAKYLVIRGICDYADSHNSKLWHAYAAVTAAAYAKEVLSFIPAVPKTTSLATNTYAEAAPVLDALLLTRPEVDRKSLIALKGRRVDGTCEWLIQHSSYQRWLADANLPLLWISGGPGKGKTMLAIYITEVLEPNVDAHGDVLLYYFCSNRDKNRNTALTIMRGIIHQWIGRRPHLAQYVKNSFEGTETTKYTVSSFVSLWRVFLTLLRQSASSQVVCVLDGLDECEKESLKQLLDAVGNYLSNSQEKAKPQLKLIFLSRPQPAILEKALGQYEQIKLDASGTEISDDIERYIFAKVAELESEQNLSEEKVAQIRQTLLAGADGTFLWVGFVANELQGRSWDKMNEILHRVPKGLGGVYQRLLQQIDDKEALVPILQWVVLAARPLTLDELTVATGIKASGNMPATEVTRNRLRLCGLLVKIEGRVVNLVHESAKEFFQSDQVNIKGISMFRMNHDTHRTLMRTCLEHVEHGYGTPRSTDESSDHDTLLTYASHYWPVHFHHAMDVIDVPSEFSRPFFEVNSHIRDEWWKFYWAQEKNGGNPPSFTLLHLAAYLGNVAWAELLINEHARAISRKDNYGRTPLSWAVNRGHRDMVELLLDHGARINVKDRSDLTALHVAVTGQHKDIVSVLIDRGARLEIKSEHGDTPLVRAIQANSREIIQILLERGARVNKLPTPPGVASLKGPTDPMEERVEELLELQEPIFLARYKQASQKVEMVMKALSLSFRFPIIPRLMTLYLKFIAFDRWEHMSVLQELVDENRTDELREWAEQYREFFNQLVFARNPRRLMAMTDLPTQIFQAVAPGDLQALLVIAVLVGSETKLTAVRQGWREGDTITARAFSHWAAIAYNRDAEEYLHYGVREFLNDFDDCIQHGNSREDNVARTVVLLTSQFAMIENKEPKPIEYFSRVIAEFYEGYIGSSHEVELFSDVSQACANELVVISETHDSDRLLLFLTSILQFAQRSQDQGQDRFLNIFPASCLLLCRENALAHQWLIGEAIPEMFIALISQQPPGSLQKRACKTLVECLIIRKQYGLAAPSAALGQRVKQHLHSLPGVENMIKGIHGL